The Deltaproteobacteria bacterium HGW-Deltaproteobacteria-4 genome includes the window CGGCAAAGTGGCGAGTGTCGATGAGGCTCAGGATGCTCATGTTTTCATACGCGGTCTGATCTCCGGCCTCTTTGTCGGTAAAATTGAAGAGCAGATGCGGATTCTTTATGGTGGCAGCGTCAAACCGGAGAATATCGACGGCTTGATGGCACAGGAAGACATAGATGGCGTACTGGTCGGTGGCGCCAGCCTCAAGGCGGATGATTTCATCCGCATCGTGCGTTTTACGCGCCTGTAAATCTTTTTTGCTTTTCTTCATTCTCTAAAATGTGTTATTAAACTGCACTTCAATGATTAAACGAACCGAGGAGTAACATTTTAATGGAAACCTTGTTGCTTACGCTCCACGTTCTGGTCTGTATTTCTCTGATTATAATCGTCCTGCTGCAGGCCGGAAAAGGGGCTGAAGTCGGTGCAACTTTTGGGGCCGGCTCCAGCCAGACGGTCTTTGGCGCCAGTGGCGGCCGTGATTTCATGACCAAATTAACGACCGCAGCCGCAATCATCTTTATGTTGACCAGCCTGACCCTGGCCTACTTCATGGACCAGCCGGCGACCGGAAGTATCATGCCGTCAACAGTCACCGCCCCGGCAACCGCCCCGACCCTGCCGACGCTACCACCAGCCCAGGGGGATGCAAAATAGTCATAAGTTTCTTATTGACACTCAGCGTTCCTTCCATTATAAGTAGCGAACTTTTTGCCGAAGTGGTGGAATTGGTAGACACACCATCTTGAGGGGGTGGCGGGCAATTGCTCGTGCGAGTTCGAGTCTCGCCTTCGGCACCATTAGTTTTACCTCCTGTTTTTTCAGGGAGATATGAATCCAACTTTTCAAGTGTGATACCAGCGGAAATAACTGCTGGTCAACCTTGAGGAGTTGGATTT containing:
- a CDS encoding preprotein translocase subunit SecG, whose product is METLLLTLHVLVCISLIIIVLLQAGKGAEVGATFGAGSSQTVFGASGGRDFMTKLTTAAAIIFMLTSLTLAYFMDQPATGSIMPSTVTAPATAPTLPTLPPAQGDAK